The following are encoded together in the Streptomyces rapamycinicus NRRL 5491 genome:
- the eccCa gene encoding type VII secretion protein EccCa: MSQIIVKRPPRETPPEMPADELRLESPPELPRGDREGMAMQLLPMLGMGSSVVFFFMPNSAPFMKIMGVMMLLSTVSMVIAQAIRYRKGAQGEAVEGRRDYLKYLAKTRRRVQRTARTQRDAQFFLHPSPEQLWSLVAEGSRLWERRITDDDFVQVRIGLGPQELWTPLVAPDTAPVEELEPLSAGAMQQFLAVHRSLDGMPMAVSLRAFYHMTVSGEPETTLETSRALVASLAALHSPEDLVIAVVAAAGATEGWDWVKWLPHTQVPGSVDGAGTKRLFSDNLAEVEDLLKSRLEGRSRFNRDGQPLLDAPHVVVILDGGLVPPDSLLAAQEGLQGVTVLEVIRGGLDELRGGLSLIVRPGLLRVESASAVYEGVPDTLSLAGAEALARQLAPLRVSAGGGDDEPLLTNLEFTDLLNLGDAASIDPVVTWRPRSTAERLRVPIGVGESGAPVMLDLKEAAQEGMGPHGLCVGATGSGKSELLRTLVLGLAVTHSSETLNFVLADFKGGATFSGMAELPHVAAVITNLADDLTLVDRMRDSITGELQRRQELLRSAGNYANMHDYEKARAAGTPLEPLASLVLVIDEFSELLTAKPDFIEMFIQIGRIGRSLGVHLLLASQRLEEGRLRGLDTYLSYRIGLRTFSAAESRTALGVPDAYHLPSVPGSGYLKFGTEEMVRFKAAYVSGPYRSSTSTVVGSGPIPTDRRPVLFSAVPVPVRFAEPDPAFTYTADRDRVDDALADTVLDVVVHNLEGRGPAAHQVWLPPLTEASSLDQLMPQLAVSPERGLHAGGYARSGGLCVPIGMVDKPFEQRREIFYRDFSGAQGHMLIVGGPRSGKSTAVRTLLGSFALTHTPHEVQFYGLDFGGGGMIAVEGLPHIGGVASRLDPEKIRRTIAEVTGVLNRREEFFRDNNIDSIGTYRQLRASGQLPGEPWGDIFLVIDGWQSFKTDYEMLEPIVADIATRGLGLGVHLIVTVTRYMEMRAALKDQFLARLELRLGDPMDSELDRKVAANVPMGAPGRGLTPEKLHFLGGLPRIDGTSGNADDLAEATAAFVRASVDNWPGPHAPQVRMLPRTLSVREIPSGHEQPERGIAIGIDEMNLEPVFIDFDTDPFFAVYGESESGKTALLRLLIKQITERYGPEEGLFVVGDYRRSLLEVVPQPHLVGYGTTQNAFEKYIADMNTLISQRIPGTDVTPQQLRNRSWWSGPRAFIVVDDYDLVATSSGNPMSELVDNLPYARDAGVNIIVARTTAGAGRSSYEPFMQRFKELGAQGVVLSGTPGEGELLGQVKARPLPPGRGVFVSRRGGASLVQTAWVPSVD, encoded by the coding sequence ATGAGCCAGATCATCGTGAAACGTCCACCTCGGGAGACTCCTCCCGAGATGCCCGCGGATGAACTCCGACTCGAATCCCCTCCCGAGTTGCCTCGCGGCGATCGGGAAGGCATGGCGATGCAATTGCTGCCCATGCTCGGCATGGGCTCGTCGGTGGTCTTCTTCTTCATGCCGAATTCGGCACCGTTCATGAAGATCATGGGCGTGATGATGTTGCTGTCGACCGTATCGATGGTCATCGCACAGGCGATCCGGTATCGCAAAGGCGCGCAGGGCGAGGCGGTGGAGGGCCGCCGCGACTATCTCAAGTACCTCGCGAAGACCCGGCGGAGGGTGCAGCGTACGGCGCGCACACAGCGCGATGCGCAGTTCTTTCTCCACCCCTCCCCCGAGCAGTTGTGGTCGCTGGTGGCGGAGGGCAGCCGGCTGTGGGAGCGGCGGATCACCGACGACGACTTCGTGCAGGTGCGGATCGGGCTCGGGCCGCAGGAGCTGTGGACCCCGCTGGTGGCGCCGGATACCGCCCCGGTCGAGGAGTTGGAGCCGCTGTCGGCTGGGGCCATGCAGCAGTTCCTGGCGGTCCACCGGTCGCTGGACGGCATGCCGATGGCCGTCAGTCTGAGGGCTTTCTACCACATGACGGTCTCCGGCGAGCCGGAGACGACCCTGGAGACGAGCCGGGCGCTGGTGGCGAGCCTGGCCGCGCTGCACTCGCCCGAGGACCTGGTGATCGCGGTGGTGGCCGCGGCGGGTGCCACGGAGGGGTGGGACTGGGTCAAGTGGCTGCCGCACACCCAGGTGCCGGGGTCGGTGGACGGAGCCGGAACGAAGCGGCTGTTCAGCGACAATCTGGCCGAGGTCGAGGACTTGCTGAAGAGCCGTCTGGAGGGCCGTTCGCGGTTCAACCGGGACGGGCAGCCGCTGTTGGACGCGCCGCATGTGGTGGTGATCCTGGACGGTGGTCTGGTGCCGCCCGACTCGCTGCTGGCCGCCCAGGAGGGGTTGCAGGGCGTGACGGTGCTGGAGGTCATCCGTGGCGGTCTGGACGAGCTGCGCGGCGGCCTGTCGCTGATCGTGCGGCCGGGGCTGCTGCGGGTGGAGTCGGCCTCGGCCGTGTACGAGGGCGTTCCGGACACCCTGTCGCTGGCCGGCGCCGAGGCGCTGGCGCGGCAGCTCGCCCCGCTGCGGGTCTCGGCCGGCGGCGGGGACGATGAGCCGCTGCTGACCAACCTGGAGTTCACCGATCTGCTCAACCTGGGCGACGCGGCGTCCATCGACCCCGTGGTCACCTGGCGGCCCCGCTCGACGGCGGAACGGCTGCGCGTTCCGATCGGGGTCGGGGAGAGCGGTGCCCCGGTCATGCTCGACCTGAAGGAGGCGGCCCAGGAGGGCATGGGCCCGCACGGCCTGTGCGTCGGCGCGACCGGCTCAGGAAAGTCGGAGCTGCTGCGGACGCTGGTGCTCGGCCTGGCGGTTACGCACTCGTCCGAGACGCTCAACTTCGTCCTCGCGGACTTCAAGGGCGGCGCGACCTTCTCGGGCATGGCGGAGCTGCCGCATGTCGCCGCGGTGATCACCAACCTCGCGGACGATCTGACGCTGGTCGACCGCATGCGCGACTCGATCACGGGTGAGCTTCAGCGCCGTCAGGAGCTGCTGCGCTCCGCGGGCAACTACGCCAACATGCACGACTACGAGAAGGCGCGCGCCGCGGGCACCCCGCTGGAGCCGCTGGCCTCCCTGGTCCTGGTCATCGACGAGTTCAGCGAGCTGCTGACGGCCAAGCCCGACTTCATCGAGATGTTCATCCAGATCGGCCGCATCGGCCGGTCGCTCGGGGTGCATCTGCTGCTGGCCTCTCAGCGCCTCGAAGAGGGCCGGCTGCGGGGCCTGGACACCTACCTGTCGTACCGCATCGGTCTGCGGACGTTCTCCGCCGCCGAGTCCCGTACGGCGCTCGGCGTTCCGGACGCCTATCACCTGCCGTCGGTGCCCGGATCGGGGTATCTGAAGTTCGGTACGGAGGAGATGGTCCGTTTCAAGGCGGCGTATGTGTCCGGGCCCTACCGTTCGTCCACCTCAACCGTGGTGGGCAGCGGCCCCATCCCGACCGACCGCCGTCCGGTGCTGTTCAGTGCCGTCCCCGTGCCGGTCCGCTTCGCCGAGCCCGACCCCGCTTTCACCTACACGGCGGACCGCGACCGGGTGGACGACGCGCTCGCGGACACGGTGCTGGACGTCGTCGTGCACAACCTGGAGGGACGCGGTCCGGCGGCACACCAGGTGTGGCTGCCGCCGCTCACCGAGGCGTCCTCCCTGGACCAGCTGATGCCCCAGCTCGCCGTCTCGCCGGAGCGCGGTCTGCATGCCGGCGGCTACGCCCGCAGCGGTGGTCTGTGCGTACCGATCGGCATGGTGGACAAGCCGTTCGAACAGCGGCGGGAGATCTTCTACCGGGACTTCTCCGGCGCACAGGGCCATATGCTGATCGTCGGCGGTCCGCGGTCCGGTAAGTCGACCGCCGTGCGCACCCTGCTCGGATCCTTCGCGCTCACCCACACCCCGCACGAGGTCCAGTTCTACGGCCTGGATTTCGGCGGTGGCGGCATGATCGCGGTCGAGGGGCTGCCGCACATCGGCGGAGTCGCCTCACGTCTGGACCCGGAGAAGATCCGCCGCACGATCGCCGAGGTGACCGGCGTGCTGAACCGGCGCGAGGAGTTCTTCCGGGACAACAACATCGACTCCATCGGCACCTACCGTCAGCTTCGTGCCTCCGGGCAGCTGCCGGGCGAGCCATGGGGCGACATCTTCTTGGTGATCGACGGCTGGCAGTCCTTCAAGACCGACTACGAGATGCTCGAGCCGATCGTCGCCGACATCGCCACGCGCGGTCTGGGACTCGGGGTGCATCTCATCGTCACGGTCACGCGCTATATGGAAATGCGAGCGGCGCTCAAGGATCAGTTCCTCGCCCGGCTGGAGCTGCGGCTCGGTGACCCGATGGACTCCGAACTCGACCGTAAGGTCGCCGCGAATGTGCCCATGGGCGCCCCCGGCCGCGGCCTCACCCCGGAGAAGCTGCACTTCCTGGGCGGTCTGCCGCGTATCGACGGTACGTCGGGCAACGCCGACGACCTGGCCGAAGCGACCGCCGCGTTCGTCAGGGCGTCGGTGGACAACTGGCCTGGTCCGCACGCACCGCAGGTGAGGATGTTGCCGCGGACGCTGTCGGTCCGGGAGATCCCGTCCGGTCATGAGCAGCCGGAGCGGGGCATCGCGATCGGCATCGACGAGATGAACCTCGAGCCGGTCTTCATCGACTTCGACACCGACCCCTTCTTCGCCGTCTACGGCGAGTCGGAGTCAGGGAAGACGGCTCTGCTGCGTCTGCTCATCAAGCAGATCACCGAGCGCTACGGACCCGAGGAGGGGCTGTTCGTGGTCGGCGACTACCGGCGCAGTCTGCTGGAAGTCGTGCCACAGCCGCATCTGGTCGGCTACGGCACGACACAGAACGCCTTCGAGAAGTACATCGCCGACATGAACACCCTCATCAGCCAGCGTATCCCGGGGACGGATGTCACCCCGCAGCAGCTGCGCAACCGGAGTTGGTGGTCGGGGCCGCGGGCCTTCATCGTGGTGGACGACTACGACCTGGTCGCCACCTCCTCCGGTAACCCGATGTCCGAGCTGGTGGACAACCTGCCGTACGCGCGGGACGCGGGCGTCAACATCATCGTGGCGCGGACGACGGCCGGCGCGGGGCGCTCGTCGTACGAGCCGTTCATGCAGCGGTTCAAGGAGCTGGGCGCGCAGGGCGTCGTGCTGTCGGGTACACCGGGTGAGGGCGAGCTGCTGGGCCAGGTCAAGGCGCGTCCGTTGCCGCCGGGGCGGGGCGTCTTCGTCTCACGGCGCGGCGGGGCGTCGCTGGTCCAGACGGCGTGGGTGCCGTCAGTGGACTGA
- the mycP gene encoding type VII secretion-associated serine protease mycosin has product MIISLLASLLAIMGLTAPAASADTMRERQWYLDRMQAESMWKVSTGKGITIAVLDGGVDASAPELRGKVLKGENFKEPGKDAREDPDGHGTAMAMLIAGNGRDGQGVKGVSPDARILPITVFGSTKESGTNSVPALAKAIRYAADSDAQIINMSLGFQEYMVKGGAGSQLRQAVEYAIKRGKLLLASTGNDGESGNYASYPAAIDGVAGVAAVDQSLSRTKFSTSGPDVALAAPGQDIPIRCTNGKPGYCRSWGTSQATAIASGAAALIWAKHPTWNGNQVLRVMMDTAGKPTEGKVPSRYIGYGTIRPRYNVLEEKGKPGSADVNPLVPAKAGGPSSPSSSQSQSPSEGGAKDGSSASDTNAGSGSGVLPWVLGGAGVLVVIVLAVFVIRRRTALPR; this is encoded by the coding sequence GTGATCATCTCGCTGCTCGCGTCCTTGCTCGCCATCATGGGGCTGACCGCCCCTGCCGCCTCCGCGGACACCATGCGGGAGCGCCAGTGGTACCTGGACCGCATGCAGGCGGAAAGCATGTGGAAGGTCAGCACCGGTAAGGGCATCACGATCGCGGTCCTCGACGGCGGGGTTGACGCGTCCGCTCCGGAACTGCGGGGGAAGGTCCTCAAGGGCGAGAACTTCAAGGAGCCGGGCAAGGACGCCCGTGAGGATCCGGACGGCCATGGAACGGCCATGGCGATGCTCATCGCGGGAAATGGCCGCGATGGTCAGGGCGTCAAGGGCGTTTCGCCGGATGCGCGCATTCTTCCGATCACCGTCTTCGGGTCCACGAAGGAATCCGGAACCAACAGCGTCCCGGCCCTCGCGAAGGCCATCCGCTATGCGGCCGACAGCGATGCGCAGATCATCAACATGTCGCTCGGCTTCCAGGAATACATGGTCAAAGGCGGTGCGGGCAGTCAGCTTCGGCAAGCGGTGGAATATGCGATCAAGCGCGGCAAGCTGCTGTTGGCCAGTACGGGGAACGACGGGGAATCGGGTAACTACGCCTCCTATCCGGCGGCCATCGACGGAGTGGCCGGGGTGGCAGCCGTGGACCAGAGCCTGAGCCGGACCAAGTTCTCGACTTCCGGGCCTGATGTGGCGCTGGCCGCCCCCGGGCAGGACATCCCGATCCGTTGCACCAACGGAAAGCCGGGATATTGCCGCAGTTGGGGCACCAGCCAGGCCACGGCCATCGCCTCCGGCGCCGCCGCGCTCATCTGGGCCAAGCACCCCACATGGAACGGCAATCAGGTGCTCCGCGTGATGATGGACACGGCCGGAAAGCCCACCGAGGGCAAGGTTCCCAGTCGCTACATCGGCTACGGCACGATCCGCCCCCGCTACAACGTCCTCGAGGAGAAGGGCAAGCCGGGCTCGGCCGACGTCAACCCCCTGGTGCCCGCAAAGGCCGGCGGCCCGTCGTCCCCCTCCTCGTCGCAGAGTCAGTCCCCATCTGAAGGCGGTGCCAAGGATGGCTCCTCGGCGAGCGATACCAACGCCGGGAGCGGTAGCGGTGTCCTCCCGTGGGTTCTGGGCGGGGCCGGCGTCCTCGTCGTGATCGTTCTCGCGGTGTTCGTGATCCGCCGCAGGACGGCCTTGCCCCGATGA